A genomic region of Fodinisporobacter ferrooxydans contains the following coding sequences:
- a CDS encoding VanW family protein: MKKVWRIILIVVCLGGISFAISYFVTSGTAEQRHPSQASVAKHNLNLDSRHPNPSVQQEKPRIYTVKRPTPEQIQQAHAAYQAYLNRLKTVPGKEIGYFHTSLNGDNASGRVQNILLASKLINGTVLLPGQQFSFNRTTGDSNNPANGWKHAIEIVNNKFVMGYGGGICQVSTTMYNAVLQARLRIDERYTHSLPVPYVAHGKDATVDYPLLDFKFTNSLQQPVRIQTFVSGNDVICKIFLLSPQR, encoded by the coding sequence ATGAAAAAAGTATGGCGAATCATTCTTATTGTCGTTTGCTTGGGCGGCATTTCATTTGCAATTTCCTATTTTGTTACATCAGGAACGGCAGAGCAAAGACATCCTTCGCAGGCAAGTGTTGCAAAACATAATTTGAATCTCGATTCGAGACATCCCAATCCTTCCGTTCAGCAAGAAAAACCGCGGATCTATACAGTGAAAAGACCGACGCCAGAGCAAATTCAACAAGCACATGCCGCATATCAAGCGTATTTGAATCGTCTGAAGACAGTACCAGGCAAGGAAATCGGGTATTTTCATACTTCGTTAAACGGAGATAATGCCAGTGGTCGAGTTCAAAACATTCTACTGGCATCAAAATTGATTAATGGAACAGTGCTTCTGCCCGGGCAGCAATTTTCATTTAATCGTACGACAGGTGATTCCAATAATCCTGCCAATGGTTGGAAACATGCAATCGAAATTGTAAACAATAAATTTGTTATGGGGTATGGAGGCGGGATCTGTCAAGTATCCACAACGATGTATAATGCAGTGCTGCAAGCGAGGTTGAGAATTGATGAACGTTATACACACAGCTTGCCCGTCCCATATGTGGCACATGGAAAAGATGCAACAGTCGATTATCCGCTGCTTGATTTTAAATTTACGAATTCGCTCCAACAGCCTGTCAGAATTCAAACGTTTGTCAGTGGAAATGATGTGATTTGCAAGATTTTTCTTTTGTCCCCACAGAGATAA
- a CDS encoding Nramp family divalent metal transporter produces the protein MNTRLLNQASQNKTESAGRAAIAGHRKGIRALVPFLGPAFVTSIAYIDPGNFATNIQSGSEFGYNMLWVVILANLMAMLLQNMSAKLGIATGKNLPELCRDYFPKSLSLLMWIFSEIAAMATDLAEFLGATLGLNLLFGIPMIFATILTGIATYLILLLERRGFRPLEKVIASLAILIGLCYLVETFLSRPDFHQIAYHSFVPWLGNRDSFLLAVGVIGATVMPHAIYLHSSLTQNRIVPRNDNEKRKIQSFSTKEVILAMSLAGLVNLAMMYMAAAVFHASGHNTVSDITTAYQTLTPLLGSAAAAVFLVSLLSSGISSSVVGTMAGQVIMQGFVGFTIPLWLRRVITMLPTVVIVALGVDPTRTLVISQVILSLVLPLPILALIYFTRRKDIMGVLTNRKRTTVLSAICAILIIFLNILLIYQTFGGTLPFLGS, from the coding sequence ATGAATACTCGCCTGCTGAATCAGGCTTCCCAAAATAAAACCGAGTCTGCCGGTCGAGCGGCCATTGCGGGTCACCGAAAAGGAATCCGCGCACTGGTGCCGTTTTTAGGGCCGGCTTTTGTAACATCCATTGCTTACATCGATCCGGGAAATTTTGCGACAAACATACAAAGCGGTTCCGAATTCGGGTATAACATGTTGTGGGTCGTTATACTTGCAAACCTGATGGCAATGCTTTTGCAAAACATGTCTGCAAAGCTGGGAATCGCAACAGGTAAAAACCTGCCGGAGCTCTGTCGGGATTATTTTCCGAAATCTCTGTCGCTTCTTATGTGGATTTTTTCCGAAATTGCCGCAATGGCGACAGATTTGGCTGAATTTCTTGGGGCAACACTCGGTCTCAATTTATTATTTGGAATTCCGATGATATTTGCCACAATTTTGACCGGGATTGCCACATACTTGATTCTGCTCTTGGAGCGGCGCGGCTTTCGGCCATTGGAAAAAGTGATTGCTTCCTTGGCGATTCTCATAGGCTTATGCTATTTGGTTGAAACTTTTTTATCCAGGCCCGATTTTCATCAGATTGCCTATCATAGTTTCGTTCCATGGTTAGGCAACCGTGACAGTTTTCTGCTGGCTGTAGGCGTAATCGGCGCAACCGTTATGCCGCACGCGATCTATTTACATTCCAGCCTTACGCAAAATCGGATCGTGCCAAGAAATGATAACGAGAAACGTAAAATACAATCCTTCAGCACAAAAGAAGTCATTCTCGCCATGTCGCTTGCAGGACTTGTGAACCTTGCCATGATGTACATGGCTGCTGCCGTATTCCACGCATCCGGACACAACACAGTTTCGGATATCACGACAGCGTATCAAACATTGACACCTTTGCTTGGTTCTGCTGCCGCTGCCGTGTTTTTGGTGTCATTATTATCTTCCGGCATCTCCAGTTCCGTCGTGGGAACAATGGCGGGCCAAGTCATCATGCAGGGGTTTGTAGGGTTTACCATTCCATTGTGGCTGCGGCGGGTAATAACCATGCTGCCAACGGTAGTTATCGTAGCGCTTGGCGTTGATCCGACCCGGACACTCGTCATCAGTCAGGTCATTTTAAGTCTCGTGTTGCCGCTCCCGATTCTTGCACTCATTTACTTTACAAGACGCAAAGATATCATGGGTGTATTGACAAACAGGAAACGAACTACAGTCCTTTCCGCCATCTGTGCGATTCTGATCATTTTTCTAAATATTTTGCTGATCTATCAAACATTTGGCGGCACGCTGCCTTTTCTCGGCAGCTAA
- a CDS encoding ABC transporter ATP-binding protein has protein sequence MEDINLTIQKGEFAAIVGPSGCGKSTILRMIAGLETPDTGEVLAEQEIIQRPSPDRMMIFQEHALYPWLTVEENVGFGLELKSVSKSERKTRVESVLKKVGLDGFQSYYPSQLSGGMRQLGLAV, from the coding sequence TTGGAGGACATCAATCTGACGATCCAAAAAGGGGAATTTGCGGCAATCGTTGGGCCTTCCGGCTGCGGGAAAAGCACGATTCTCCGTATGATTGCCGGACTTGAAACACCAGATACCGGTGAAGTACTGGCAGAGCAAGAGATCATTCAACGCCCTTCGCCGGATCGCATGATGATTTTTCAAGAGCATGCACTGTACCCGTGGCTGACAGTTGAGGAAAATGTGGGTTTTGGTTTAGAATTGAAGAGTGTTTCAAAAAGCGAACGAAAGACTCGCGTGGAATCTGTTTTGAAAAAAGTAGGCTTGGATGGATTTCAAAGCTACTACCCGAGTCAACTGTCGGGTGGAATGCGTCAACTGGGACTGGCTGTATAG
- the cysK gene encoding cysteine synthase A: MNVYDSVLELIGRTPVVRLNRLPSADGASVFMKLESFNPGRSVKDRAAWRMIEKAEQDGKILPHKSTIIEPTSGNTGIGIAMVCAARGYRCIITMPDNATIERVKILKGFGAEVYLTPAAQRMQGAIDEANRLAAQIPDSFIPMQFENPANPDAHRDTTAVEIYEAFEGQLDALVLTAGTGGTVTGTGEELKRRIPGLKIYVVEPAGSPVLSGGKPGPHKIPGTGPGFIPSILNRGIYDEILLINDDDAQTTARQLAAQEGILVGASGAASAFFAIQIAQTLPKNGRVLSIAPDTGERYLSSDLFA, translated from the coding sequence ATGAACGTGTATGATTCAGTTTTGGAACTGATTGGCCGAACTCCGGTTGTTCGCTTGAATCGTTTGCCAAGCGCAGACGGGGCAAGTGTTTTTATGAAATTGGAATCATTCAATCCCGGACGAAGCGTAAAAGATCGGGCGGCATGGAGGATGATCGAGAAAGCGGAACAAGACGGCAAGATCTTGCCGCATAAAAGCACGATCATCGAACCGACTTCTGGAAACACCGGCATCGGGATTGCAATGGTATGTGCGGCGAGAGGATATCGCTGCATCATTACAATGCCTGATAATGCAACAATTGAACGGGTGAAAATTTTAAAAGGATTCGGTGCGGAAGTGTACCTGACGCCGGCGGCTCAGCGGATGCAAGGGGCGATTGATGAAGCAAACCGTCTTGCAGCACAAATTCCGGATAGTTTTATTCCGATGCAATTTGAAAATCCGGCCAACCCGGATGCACATCGGGACACGACTGCAGTTGAAATTTATGAAGCGTTTGAAGGTCAATTGGATGCTCTCGTATTAACGGCAGGTACAGGTGGAACGGTGACTGGAACAGGCGAAGAATTAAAAAGGCGGATCCCTGGTTTAAAGATTTACGTTGTCGAACCGGCTGGATCTCCCGTACTTTCCGGCGGCAAGCCCGGACCCCATAAAATACCCGGGACCGGACCAGGATTTATTCCAAGCATATTAAATCGCGGGATTTACGATGAAATTTTGTTGATAAATGATGATGATGCGCAAACCACCGCACGGCAACTGGCAGCACAAGAGGGCATTCTGGTCGGTGCTTCCGGTGCCGCTTCTGCTTTTTTTGCGATCCAAATCGCCCAAACATTGCCGAAGAATGGGAGGGTATTAAGCATCGCGCCGGATACAGGGGAAAGATACTTATCATCCGATTTGTTTGCCTAA
- a CDS encoding response regulator transcription factor translates to MRILVVEDDQSLRNAIITILEDEGFRIDHAGTGDDGLYLAEQGIYDVIVLDIMLPGIDGISIIKELRTQGVATPVIFLTAKDSVESRVKGLDAGADDYLVKPFAIEELLARIRALLRRNGKIGEEQEISYGPITISLKEHDGFVQNHPLKLTAKEYELLEYLIRNKEQILTREQIFNRIWGIDSDKSEGIVELYIHYIRKKLAAFGCDSVIRTIRSIGYMLKEDSEIVS, encoded by the coding sequence ATGAGAATTTTAGTTGTAGAAGATGATCAATCCTTACGGAATGCCATTATTACCATACTAGAGGACGAAGGATTTCGCATCGATCATGCAGGAACGGGTGATGACGGATTATATCTTGCCGAACAAGGAATTTATGATGTTATTGTTTTGGATATCATGTTGCCGGGGATTGATGGGATATCCATTATCAAGGAATTGCGTACACAAGGAGTAGCTACACCTGTCATTTTTTTAACGGCGAAAGACAGTGTAGAATCTCGGGTAAAAGGCCTGGATGCAGGAGCTGACGACTATCTGGTAAAGCCGTTTGCCATTGAAGAATTGCTTGCAAGAATTCGTGCCTTGTTGCGGCGAAATGGGAAAATCGGAGAAGAACAAGAAATTTCCTATGGTCCTATCACCATTTCTCTGAAAGAACATGATGGATTTGTTCAAAATCATCCTCTGAAGCTGACAGCAAAAGAGTATGAATTGTTGGAATATCTGATTCGCAACAAAGAACAAATTTTGACGCGAGAACAGATTTTTAACCGAATATGGGGAATTGATTCGGACAAAAGCGAGGGAATCGTTGAACTGTATATCCATTACATACGGAAAAAACTTGCTGCATTTGGTTGTGATTCGGTCATTCGTACGATTCGGAGCATTGGCTATATGCTGAAGGAGGATTCGGAAATTGTTTCATAA
- a CDS encoding sensor histidine kinase, with protein MFHKTRVRLVLLNAIVFFFILNGFGATLYFYMQYRLYAQVDGHLHDIALRIQHGDVIRGVMDRRNKERDRDSLLVWDVQGNLLQQIPPDAFPIDQIHLFHSQLLHHNSFQTLFLGDTPYRVYQINLPDREKTIQILYDMQYEHDMLESLLFVIAIGAIISVVLAIISGLFLANRALIPIQNSWKKQQQFTADASHELRTPLTVMKLYLERLFRHPDHTVEQESEHISVMIMETKRMIQMVNDLLTLARSDSNEIQLIKQTVHLDATVKRTVNQFQDMAALKSITLETNIESALEMTGDEERLHQLFVILLDNAVKYTEEYGTITVTCKKTGTKHGYLLQVSVQDTGAGIPEQDLPYIFDRFYRGDKARTRKEGGTGLGLSIAKWIIDAHDGKIRVESKMGIGTTIIVSFPVKKL; from the coding sequence TTGTTTCATAAGACTCGGGTCCGCCTTGTACTCTTAAATGCAATCGTATTCTTTTTCATATTAAATGGTTTTGGAGCTACTTTGTATTTTTATATGCAATATCGGTTGTACGCACAAGTGGATGGGCACCTTCACGATATCGCTTTACGCATTCAGCATGGGGACGTGATTCGCGGCGTGATGGATCGGAGAAATAAAGAAAGGGATCGGGATAGCCTTTTGGTTTGGGATGTGCAAGGAAATTTGCTTCAGCAAATTCCGCCGGATGCATTTCCCATCGATCAGATCCACTTGTTTCACTCCCAATTGCTTCATCATAATAGTTTCCAAACGTTGTTTTTGGGAGATACGCCATATCGCGTATATCAAATCAACCTGCCAGACCGGGAAAAAACCATTCAAATCCTTTACGATATGCAGTATGAGCATGATATGTTGGAGAGTTTGTTGTTTGTCATCGCAATCGGAGCCATCATAAGTGTGGTATTGGCGATCATATCCGGTTTGTTCCTCGCGAATCGCGCATTAATACCGATTCAAAACTCTTGGAAAAAACAGCAACAGTTTACCGCTGATGCATCGCATGAACTGCGAACGCCGCTAACGGTGATGAAACTCTATCTGGAACGTTTATTTCGCCACCCTGATCATACGGTTGAACAGGAAAGTGAACATATTTCCGTAATGATTATGGAAACCAAACGGATGATTCAAATGGTCAATGATTTATTAACATTGGCAAGATCCGATTCCAACGAGATTCAACTCATCAAACAGACAGTTCATCTGGATGCGACCGTCAAGAGAACGGTCAACCAATTTCAGGATATGGCGGCACTCAAAAGCATAACATTGGAAACAAACATAGAATCTGCGCTTGAAATGACTGGAGACGAAGAAAGGCTGCACCAGTTATTTGTCATTTTGCTGGACAATGCTGTGAAGTATACGGAAGAGTATGGAACGATTACTGTGACATGCAAAAAAACTGGCACGAAACACGGTTATTTGCTGCAAGTAAGCGTACAGGATACAGGTGCGGGGATTCCGGAACAGGATCTTCCCTATATTTTTGACCGCTTTTATCGAGGTGACAAAGCCAGAACGCGCAAAGAAGGAGGGACCGGATTAGGTCTTTCGATTGCAAAGTGGATTATCGATGCACATGACGGGAAAATACGTGTTGAAAGCAAAATGGGAATTGGAACGACTATCATTGTGAGTTTTCCTGTGAAAAAACTATAA
- a CDS encoding SDR family NAD(P)-dependent oxidoreductase gives MKDFKERYGPWALVTGASAGIGAEFAKQLAARRMNLMLVARRKDRLDQLKEKLEAQFFIQVKTITADLADEKFMEKIRPEIAAVDLGLLINNAGFANTGEFLTNHLEKELELLYVNCRAPMILGHEIGIRLKQRKSGGIIFTSSMVSAAPMPYWATYSASKAFDLFLAEAMHWELKDSGVDVLALCPGGTNTEFQQVANIHLPGMSVKHVVQLALERLGKKSSVIPGVGNRMRYVSLKVLPKFISARAILQVMKRLAKSEV, from the coding sequence ATGAAAGATTTTAAAGAGCGGTATGGTCCATGGGCGCTTGTCACCGGAGCTTCTGCCGGGATCGGTGCAGAATTCGCCAAACAATTGGCAGCACGGAGGATGAATCTGATGTTAGTGGCCCGCCGAAAAGATAGATTGGATCAATTAAAGGAAAAACTTGAAGCACAATTTTTCATACAGGTCAAAACCATAACTGCAGATCTTGCTGATGAGAAATTTATGGAAAAGATTCGCCCGGAGATTGCCGCTGTGGATCTCGGTCTTTTGATTAATAATGCGGGATTCGCCAATACGGGAGAGTTTTTAACGAATCACTTGGAAAAAGAATTGGAACTGTTATATGTGAATTGCCGGGCTCCCATGATTCTCGGACACGAAATAGGGATTCGCCTAAAACAACGAAAAAGCGGCGGAATCATCTTTACTTCTTCCATGGTCTCGGCTGCACCCATGCCATATTGGGCCACATACTCGGCATCAAAAGCATTTGATTTATTTCTCGCTGAAGCTATGCATTGGGAATTAAAAGACAGCGGTGTGGACGTATTGGCACTTTGTCCTGGCGGTACCAATACGGAATTTCAACAAGTGGCCAATATTCATTTGCCTGGAATGAGTGTAAAACATGTCGTTCAGTTGGCGTTAGAGCGATTGGGAAAGAAATCCAGCGTCATTCCTGGAGTCGGCAACCGAATGCGCTATGTGTCATTGAAAGTATTGCCAAAGTTTATATCCGCGCGTGCCATTTTACAAGTCATGAAACGACTGGCGAAATCGGAAGTGTAG
- a CDS encoding PilZ domain-containing protein encodes MDEQQNRRRYFRVTIGRDTLFHLNVHRKKSSWGRCMLIDVSAGGAQIVTPLKFPINESDVFATIQISLHETSYTIDADIIWGKKSNRVYRYGLKWKTIDPEQQQDLLQKLLELQTKKVQINVR; translated from the coding sequence ATGGATGAACAGCAGAATCGCAGAAGATACTTTCGCGTAACAATTGGCAGAGACACTCTATTTCATCTCAACGTCCATCGAAAGAAAAGCTCTTGGGGACGATGTATGCTAATAGACGTGTCTGCCGGAGGAGCACAAATTGTTACACCGCTAAAATTCCCTATAAATGAATCCGATGTATTTGCAACGATCCAAATTTCATTACACGAGACGAGTTATACAATCGATGCGGATATTATATGGGGGAAAAAATCGAATCGGGTTTATCGGTATGGTTTGAAATGGAAAACGATTGATCCCGAACAACAGCAAGATCTTTTACAAAAATTACTGGAATTGCAAACGAAAAAAGTACAAATCAATGTCCGATAA
- a CDS encoding phasin family protein yields the protein MASVVKQAVYFGLGAVSFTKEKLKNWVDDNQILERGEREKEEMRRFIKDSIQSSFSKLNIPQQSDIHRLEQRIAKLEELLAQKQ from the coding sequence ATGGCAAGTGTCGTAAAACAGGCCGTATATTTCGGATTGGGAGCCGTATCATTTACGAAAGAAAAACTGAAAAATTGGGTGGATGACAATCAAATTTTAGAACGGGGAGAACGGGAAAAAGAAGAAATGCGTCGTTTTATTAAAGATTCCATTCAAAGTTCATTTTCAAAACTTAATATTCCCCAGCAATCTGACATCCATCGTCTCGAACAGCGGATTGCAAAATTAGAGGAATTGCTGGCTCAAAAACAGTAA
- a CDS encoding GIY-YIG nuclease family protein — MSHVVYILQCKDGTLYTGYTNNLAKRLRLHNEGKGAKYTRGRTPVTLVYVEEIPSMSSGLKREYEIKHMCRKQKYHLIQSQAALHHFSQKN; from the coding sequence ATGTCTCATGTCGTATACATTCTGCAGTGTAAAGACGGAACTCTCTATACCGGTTATACAAACAATCTGGCCAAACGTTTGCGTCTTCATAATGAAGGAAAAGGAGCCAAATATACGAGAGGAAGAACGCCTGTAACATTGGTGTATGTGGAGGAAATTCCCTCCATGTCTTCGGGATTAAAGCGGGAATATGAAATAAAACACATGTGCCGAAAGCAAAAATACCATTTGATTCAAAGCCAAGCCGCATTGCATCATTTTTCACAAAAAAACTAA
- a CDS encoding bile acid:sodium symporter family protein, translating into MKVATFILARLMPVWIVLFALLAVFMPKTFQSWDAATNPAIGFVLFIMGLTIDRSRLKGFMIRPSRPLLGSFGKWLIASIVSIVLAFLFFGVSEISYGVIMSGIVPSGTSANLNSLIGRGDLALSMTMSAIDTFIGPLITPLLAKLFIGSSVHVDYLAFLIKIMEIVFLPLTVGMFLQWKFSKFNTSIKPYAPIASAIALYILVLGVAGNASKSLLQHASILPILILCVIVQIVLQMGLGYGYAKLLRFDESSCRSVLFEVGICNSALATVLANDAFGPLAGMASMANMLCNLTLGSLTAAILASVPTHRLKVIRGGNKKPTAKSL; encoded by the coding sequence ATGAAAGTTGCAACATTTATTTTGGCTCGCTTGATGCCCGTATGGATTGTGCTGTTTGCTTTATTGGCAGTCTTTATGCCAAAAACATTTCAAAGTTGGGATGCAGCAACAAATCCAGCGATTGGATTCGTTCTGTTCATTATGGGACTGACGATTGATCGAAGTCGTCTCAAAGGATTCATGATTCGCCCTTCGCGACCCCTCTTGGGTTCATTTGGAAAATGGTTGATTGCATCAATTGTGTCAATTGTCCTGGCGTTTTTATTTTTTGGTGTTTCGGAGATCTCCTATGGAGTCATTATGTCCGGCATTGTCCCCAGTGGAACATCTGCGAATTTAAATTCCCTGATTGGCCGCGGCGATCTCGCCCTAAGCATGACAATGTCTGCCATCGATACATTTATTGGCCCTCTAATTACACCTCTTTTGGCAAAACTGTTCATCGGATCCAGTGTTCATGTGGACTATCTTGCATTTCTGATAAAAATCATGGAAATTGTTTTTTTGCCTCTGACAGTTGGAATGTTTCTGCAGTGGAAGTTCTCCAAATTCAACACATCAATCAAGCCATATGCTCCCATTGCTTCTGCAATCGCTCTATATATTTTGGTTTTGGGAGTTGCCGGCAATGCCAGCAAATCCTTATTGCAGCATGCTTCGATATTGCCAATCCTCATATTGTGTGTGATTGTACAGATTGTTTTACAAATGGGTCTAGGGTATGGATACGCCAAACTATTACGGTTTGACGAATCGTCATGCAGATCTGTGCTGTTTGAGGTGGGAATTTGCAATTCTGCATTAGCCACTGTCCTTGCCAATGATGCATTTGGACCATTGGCAGGAATGGCATCCATGGCAAATATGTTATGCAATTTGACATTAGGAAGTTTGACGGCAGCAATTTTGGCGTCCGTCCCGACGCATCGGCTGAAAGTCATTCGAGGCGGGAATAAGAAACCGACAGCGAAGTCTTTGTAA